One window of Watersipora subatra chromosome 3, tzWatSuba1.1, whole genome shotgun sequence genomic DNA carries:
- the LOC137390172 gene encoding histamine H2 receptor-like: MNDTDFLGSNSSFATQVLLDSNFTTTTGTITTTGIYYVSSHSEVGGTSFAFVTDVDTVRTDDSLEDLTVGVLAGALIELIAFLPCTIGNLLTFFAFIKHRKLRKNLSNLYIMSLTLADLLVGVLLIPFETVLHFQQISQTVSLDNKTFCMIHRFVVIFVVGSSLAAMLMISLDRYIAVIYPFFYTEKVTARVAKLSIAITWTFMFALSMPVFTSLSLKPNDPEGLCEFPSPSHLRLRGKVYIVFLYAILLIIFLGNVALYMWVARTALKQQAKILDETSLPHGRTQKGRQSRNTKAMIGMFAVFILLWLPYMTVLSVHIGDFCPKAIKKCSSALQVTFALGIFNSGVNCYIYAWQKKDFKSVISLAMRRDDRVAPLQPHTRKLKNLNGSKGTVLSGSTKPSTRLEELRQVPTCHSSWALFERDSTRGVTLQEHQQAV, translated from the coding sequence ATGAATGACACTGACTTCCTAGGAAGCAACAGCTCCTTTGCTACTCAAGTACTCCTAGACAGTAATTTTACCACCACTACAGGTACAATTACTACTACCGGCATCTACTATGTCAGCAGTCACTCAGAAGTTGGTGGAACATCGTTTGCTTTTGTCACTGATGTCGACACAGTCCGAACCGATGATAGTCTAGAGGATCTCACGGTTGGAGTCCTAGCCGGGGCTCTGATCGAACTCATCGCCTTCCTACCTTGTACTATCGGGAACCTCCTTACATTTTTCGCCTTCATCAAACACAGGAAGCTGAGAAAAAACTTGTCCAACTTATACATAATGAGCCTAACACTAGCTGACTTACTCGTAGGCGTCCTGCTAATACCGTTTGAAACTGTGCTTCATTTCCAACAAATATCTCAGACAGTTTCTCTGGATAACAAAACATTCTGCATGATTCATCGATTTGTAGTAATTTTTGTCGTGGGATCTTCACTCGCAGCCATGCTAATGATATCCCTTGATCGCTATATCGCTGTTATTTATCCCTTCTTCTACACAGAGAAAGTGACAGCGAGAGTGGCCAAGCTTAGCATTGCTATCACCTGGACATTCATGTTTGCTCTTTCTATGCCTGTATTCACTTCCTTATCACTTAAACCAAATGATCCAGAAGGACTCTGCGAATTTCCTAGCCCTTCTCATCTACGGCTTAGAGGAAAGGTCTACATAGTGTTTCTCTATGCCATACTGCTGATCATTTTCCTAGGAAATGTTGCCTTATATATGTGGGTAGCGAGAACAGCACTCAAACAGCAAGCAAAGATTCTGGATGAGACAAGTCTGCCTCATGGCCGAACTCAAAAGGGAAGACAAAGTCGAAATACTAAAGCGATGATCGGCATGTTTGCAGTTTTCATTTTGCTATGGTTACCATACATGACAGTTTTATCGGTCCACATAGGAGATTTTTGTCCTAAAGCTATCAAGAAATGCTCTAGTGCGCTCCAAGTTACTTTCGCACTAGGAATATTCAACTCTGGTGTCAACTGTTATATATATGCTTGGCAAAAGAAAGACTTCAAATCAGTGATAAGTTTGGCAATGCGTAGGGATGATAGAGTTGCTCCTTTACAGCCACACACGAGGAAGCTTAAGAATCTAAATGGTTCCAAAGGTACCGTACTGTCTGGTAGCACGAAACCATCAACTAGACTTGAAGAACTTAGGCAGGTGCCTACATGTCATAGCTCTTGGGCTCTTTTCGAGAGGGATAGTACGCGAGGAGTGACTTTGCAAGAACACCAACAGGCAGTATGA